From one Gammaproteobacteria bacterium genomic stretch:
- a CDS encoding diguanylate cyclase, which yields MTKPRFSQRMLLNIIFAIALIAILTTNVYSYHQIDKVMESNQWVKHTHQAMEAINNILLDLIEVESVTRAYVISGDTTFVANIDETINKVFTDFSLAKKITEHNPQQQMLIEKLEPLLKYGILKIKETMKLKQENKLQYNITLPLIHESENISDRIKEMINEIYKNEVTLLQQREETFLRDFNFTNTLSFTVDIINLSLLLFSILCFNKMFSSLIASREKLERTLLQVENQSKEMVISNDMNNKLRSSGSMQETVSMALLYLKKILPFSSGVIYLMNHSKNYLEAVAEWNEPNVTEHIFTPDQCWGLRQGKIYFYINKDESMPCKHSEGESHIRSYVCMPLLALNEVVGVLHLQITNSHDMDQNEIIKLYENNNLMIQNIAGQISLSISNIKLYEVLKQRSTRDLLTSLYNRSYLSDTFERDVQRAKRNNTSIVVIMMDIDFFKNVNDTYGHEAGDAVLREVSKLLTRELRKSDIA from the coding sequence ATGACAAAACCAAGATTTTCACAAAGAATGTTGCTCAATATCATTTTTGCAATTGCGCTTATTGCAATTCTAACAACTAACGTCTATTCATATCATCAAATTGATAAGGTTATGGAGTCGAACCAATGGGTAAAACATACTCACCAAGCAATGGAGGCTATTAACAATATACTTTTGGATTTAATAGAGGTTGAATCAGTTACACGTGCGTATGTCATCTCAGGAGATACTACTTTTGTTGCGAATATTGATGAAACAATAAACAAGGTTTTTACCGACTTTAGCTTGGCAAAAAAAATTACCGAGCATAACCCACAACAACAGATGTTAATCGAAAAATTAGAGCCATTACTAAAGTATGGAATTCTCAAGATAAAAGAAACTATGAAATTGAAACAAGAAAATAAACTGCAATACAATATTACATTACCGCTAATACATGAGTCTGAAAACATATCGGATAGAATTAAAGAAATGATTAATGAAATATATAAAAATGAAGTGACACTTCTTCAACAACGTGAGGAAACCTTTCTAAGGGATTTCAACTTTACCAACACGCTTTCCTTCACTGTGGATATCATTAACCTAAGCCTACTGTTATTCAGCATCTTATGTTTTAATAAAATGTTTTCTAGTTTAATTGCGTCTCGTGAAAAATTAGAAAGAACATTACTTCAAGTGGAAAATCAATCTAAAGAAATGGTAATTAGTAATGACATGAATAATAAATTACGTAGCAGTGGTTCAATGCAAGAAACCGTTTCTATGGCTTTATTGTATTTGAAAAAAATATTACCGTTCAGTTCTGGCGTTATATATTTAATGAATCATTCCAAAAATTATCTTGAAGCTGTGGCAGAATGGAATGAACCTAATGTAACGGAACATATTTTTACGCCGGATCAATGTTGGGGGCTGCGGCAGGGCAAGATTTATTTTTACATTAATAAAGACGAGAGTATGCCTTGTAAACATAGCGAAGGAGAAAGTCATATCAGATCATATGTTTGCATGCCATTATTGGCTTTAAACGAGGTTGTAGGTGTCTTACACCTTCAAATCACAAACTCACATGATATGGATCAAAACGAAATTATTAAATTGTATGAAAATAATAACTTAATGATTCAAAATATTGCGGGACAAATCTCTCTTTCTATCTCTAATATAAAATTATATGAAGTATTGAAGCAACGTTCTACTCGAGATTTATTAACAAGTTTGTATAACCGTTCTTATTTGAGTGACACTTTTGAACGGGATGTTCAACGTGCAAAACGAAATAATACATCCATAGTTGTTATTATGATGGATATAGATTTTTTTAAAAATGTAAACGATACCTATGGGCATGAGGCTGGAGATGCCGTTTTACGAGAAGTAAGTAAGTTACTTACACGCGAATTGCGAAAAAGCGATATTGCCTG